A genomic window from Salvia miltiorrhiza cultivar Shanhuang (shh) chromosome 5, IMPLAD_Smil_shh, whole genome shotgun sequence includes:
- the LOC131025429 gene encoding calmodulin-binding transcription activator 4 codes for MQSGYDINHLAREAQSRWLKPAEVYFILKNYEEHQLTHKIPQKPTSGSLYLFNKRVLKFFRKDGHSWRKRKDQKTIAEAHERLKVGNAEALNCYYAHGEENNSFQRRSYWMLDPAYEHIVLVHYRDIRVGMEKSGSPSLLPTRSPSTFSPSPASFASELPDSPFVIGESYELYHNESSPSSVEISSSQIVNNHVMNQLEERANEVNSSSGPDMDQALERIRHQLSLNDDEVTDFNKYYFEAEDSNDLDVLREYEFSSLTPNSTDNILPLQSDGGVQQHQKPPGPEVDIWKEMLDGSKNFPSAESAPQFGGHETPSLILEEVDSQKYHTYTPIPHAYPPACSSPLFYQDGLGSSLDNNVSLTIAQKQKFTIREISPEWCYTSEGSKILIIGSFYCDPSECEWACMIGDIEVPVQIIQEGVLCCYAPAHLQGEVSICITSGNREACSEVREFEYRAKSDVCAHSHSNLTGTEAYKNPEELVSLVRFVQMLLSDAQQASESRTDEDSWSQVIHALLVGASTSSSTLDWLLQELLRGKLEVWLSSKLQNSNEKDCSLSKNEQGIIHMVAILGFEWALQPILNSGVSVNFRDNNGWTALHWAARFGREKMVAALIASGASAGAVTDPNSQDPTGKTAASIAASYGHRGLAGYLSEVALTTHLTSLTLVESELSKGSAALEAERAVNSISSSEYEDEDSLRQTLAAVRNAAQAAARIQSAFRAHSFRKRQQWESAIAIGGDEFSLLEEDIHGLSAASKLAFRSTRDYNSAAVSIQKKYRGWKGRKDFLALRQKVVKIQAHVRGYQVRKNYKVCWAVGVLEKVILRWRRRGVGLRGFRPELESIDETDILKVFRKQKVDEAIDEAVSRVLSMVESPEARQQYHRILGKYRQVKAKLQNADSDTASYDEIDDEIYQPT; via the exons ATGCAATCAG gaTATGATATTAATCATCTGGCTCGAGAAGCTCAAAGTCGGTGGTTAAAGCCCGCTGAAGTTTATTTCATATTGAAGAATTATGAGGAGCACCAGCTCACCCACAAAATTCCTCAAAAACCTACTA GTGGATCTTTATATCTGTTCAACAAACGAGTGCTAAAGTTTTTCCGGAAAGATGGTCATAGTTGGCGTAAAAGAAAGGATCAGAAAACCATTGCTGAAGCACATGAACGGCTTAAG GTTGGAAATGCTGAAGCCCTAAACTGTTACTATGCTCATGGAGAGGAGAACAATAGCTTTCAAAGACGCAGCTACTGGATGTTAGATCC GGCATACGAGCATATTGTTCTTGTGCACTACAGAGATATTCGTGTG GGAATGGAGAAGTCTGGATCACCATCTCTTCTTCCAACACGATCTCCTTCCACCTTCAGTCCTAGTCCTGCGTCTTTTGCATCTGAGTTGCCAGACTCGCCCTTTGTCATTGGTGAATCTTATGAATTGTATCATAATGAATCAAGTCCCAGCTCGGTGGAGATAAGCTCTAGTCAAATTGTCAACAATCATGTAATGAATCAGTTGGAAGAGAGAGCAAATGAAGTAAATAGTTCTTCAGGGCCTGATATGGACCAGGCATTAGAAAGAATTAGGCACCAACTAagtttaaatgatgatgaggTGACAGACTTTAATAAATACTACTTTGAGGCCGAGGATTCAAATGACCTAGATGTGCTGCGGGAATATGAATTTTCTAGTCTGACACCAAATAGTACAGACAACATTCTTCCATTACAATCAG ATGGTGGAGTTCAACAGCACCAGAAACCACCAGGACCTGAAGTTGACATTTGGAAAGAGATGCTGGATGGCTCCAAGAATTTTCCAAGTGCAGAATCAGCACCGCAGTTCGGAGGGCATGAAACTC CTTCGTTAATCCTCGAAGAAGTAGATTCACAGAAGTATCATACATATACTCCTATACCACATGCTTACCCTCCAGCTTGCAGTTCGCCGTTATTTTACCAAGATGGTTTGGGAAGTTCTCTTGACAACAACGTGAGTTTGACCATTGCCCAAAAACAGAAGTTCACTATCCGTGAGATATCTCCAGAGTGGTGTTATACCTCTGAGGGTTCAAAG ATCCTCATTATTGGTTCTTTCTACTGTGATCCTTCGGAGTGCGAATGGGCTTGTATGATTGGTGACATTGAAGTTCCTGTCCAGATCATTCAAGAAGGTGTCCTCTGCTGCTATGCTCCAGCTCACCTGCAGGGGGAAGTTAGTATTTGCATCACTTCTGGGAATCGAGAGGCTTGCAGCGAAGTCAGGGAGTTTGAATATCGAGCCAAGTCTGATGTTTGTGCACACAGTCACAGTAATTTAACTGGAACAGAGGCTTATAAGAATCCAGAGGAACTCGTGTCGCTTGTCAGATTTGTGCAAATGCTGCTATCTGATGCTCAGCAAGCCTCTGAATCAAGAACTGATGAAGACTCATGGAGCCAAGTCATTCATGCACTTTTGGTTGGTGCTTCTACATCATCAAGCACTCTTGATTGGCTTCTCCAAGAACTTCTCAGGGGCAAGTTGGAAGTATGGCTTTCGTCTAAATTACAAAATAGTAACGAGAAAGACTGCTCTTTATCCAAGAACGAACAAGGTATCATACACATGGTTGCCATATTAGGATTTGAATGGGCGTTGCAACCAATTTTGAACTCTGGAGTAAGCGTTAACTTCCGCGACAATAATGGATGGACTGCTCTTCATTGGGCTGCACGATTTGGGAg GGAAAAGATGGTGGCTGCACTGATTGCATCTGGTGCGTCGGCTGGTGCAGTTACTGATCCCAATTCACAGGACCCTACTGGGAAAACAGCTGCATCAATTGCTGCTTCCTACGGCCACAGGGGACTCGCAGGTTATCTCTCGGAAGTTGCATTAACCACTCACCTAACATCCCTGACACTGGTGGAGAGCGAGCTCTCTAAAGGCTCTGCTGCCTTGGAAGCAGAAAGAGCCGTAAATAGTATATCATCCTCCGAGTACGAGGATGAGGATTCCCTCCGTCAGACTCTGGCCGCAGTTCGCAATGCTGCTCAGGCTGCTGCACGCATTCAATCAGCGTTCCGTGCTCACTCATTCCGGAAGAGGCAGCAGTGGGAATCCGCAATAGCCATTGGTGGAGATGAATTCTCCCTCCTGGAGGAGGACATTCATGGGCTTTCAGCTGCGTCAAAGTTGGCATTCCGCTCTACACGCGACTACAACTCGGCCGCCGTATCCATACAGAAGAAATATAGAGGGTGGAAAGGTAGGAAGGACTTCCTCGCACTGCGCCAGAAAGTCGTCAAGATACAG GCTCATGTGAGGGGCTACCAAGTTAGAAAGAACTACAAGGTTTGCTGGGCAGTTGGTGTGCTGGAGAAGGTCATACTAAGGTGGCGGCGGAGGGGAGTGGGGCTTCGGGGATTCCGGCCGGAGCTAGAATCCATCGACGAGACCGACATCCTCAAGGTGTTCCGGAAGCAGAAAGTAGATGAAGCCATTGATGAAGCCGTGTCCAGAGTGCTGTCCATGGTGGAATCTCCCGAGGCGCGTCAGCAGTATCATCGTATTCTTGGCAAATATCGTCAGGTTAAG GCTAAACTCCAAAATGCAGACTCCGACACAGCTTCTTATGATGAGATTGATGATGAGATTTACCAGCCAACGTAG
- the LOC131025432 gene encoding uncharacterized protein LOC131025432, which yields MADWGPVVIAVVLFVLLSPGLLFQLPGRNRVVEFGNMHTSAVSILVHTILFFGLITIFLIAIGVHIHTG from the coding sequence atggcTGATTGGGGGCCGGTGGTGATAGCGGTGGTGCTGTTCGTGTTGCTGAGTCCGGGGCTCCTATTCCAGTTGCCGGGTCGGAATCGGGTGGTGGAGTTCGGCAACATGCACACCAGTGCAGTGTCCATTTTGGTTCACACCATTCTCTTCTTTGGTCTTATTACTATCTTCCTCATCGCCATTGGCGTCCACATCCACACTGGCTAG
- the LOC131026181 gene encoding uncharacterized protein LOC131026181, translating into MTQNHQDHRSKALHELSALVLNIIRSPPPPLDFSEQSPARRRSAQQMTPAGFASLLLGISLSLMLCGSVTFFIGLVLMPWVLGLVMLLYFVGVVSSISMIGRSILCCAEQERCCS; encoded by the coding sequence ATGACGCAGAATCATCAAGATCATCGGTCCAAGGCTTTACACGAGCTGTCAGCTCTAGTTCTGAACATAATCAGatctccgccgccgcccctcGACTTCTCGGAGCAATCCCCGGCGCGGAGGAGATCGGCGCAGCAGATGACTCCGGCGGGATTCGCGTCGCTGCTTCTGGGGATCTCCCTGTCCCTGATGCTGTGTGGATCGGTGACTTTCTTCATTGGGTTGGTTTTGATGCCTTGGGTTCTAGGTCTGGTGATGCTTCTCTACTTCGTGGGAGTGGTTTCCAGCATTTCGATGATTGGGAGAAGTATTCTGTGCTGCGCCGAGCAGGAAAGATGCTGCTCGTAA
- the LOC131025433 gene encoding agamous-like MADS-box protein AGL27 isoform X1, with protein sequence MGRRKLEIKRIEDKSSRQVTFSKRRNGLLKKAKELSVLCDLDIGAIIYSCRGKLYHYCSTNSLSEILQRYHSRAETEAGPSTQVCEKQAKYSRFMTCEELLQVVEREFEEPSADDLSVADFMHLEKQFETALIQARATKTHLLLKTISSLEEKEKLLEEEKILLQEKQINGSKGKSKTKIPTIDLNALPFEERMSD encoded by the exons ATGGGGAGGAGGAAGCTCGAGATTAAGCGAATCGAAGATAAGAGCTCGCGCCAGGTTACCTTCTCCAAGCGCCGCAATGGATTGCTCAAGAAAGCTAAAGAGCTATCGGTGCTCTGCGATCTGGATATCGGCGCCATAATCTATTCCTGCCGAGGCAAGCTCTACCACTACTGCAGCACCAAcag CTTGAGTGAGATCCTGCAACGATATCATAGTCGTGCTGAGACAGAGGCAGGCCCCTCCACTCAAGTTTGTGAGAAACAG GCTAAATATTCGCGTTTCATGACATGTGAGGAGCTCCTACAAGTAGTGGAAAG GGAGTTTGAGGAGCCATCCGCTGACGACCTCAGCGTCGCCGACTTTATGCATCTTGAGAAACAATTTGAGACTGCACTAATACAGGCCAGAGCAACTAAG ACACATTTGCTTCTGAAGACTATATCAAGCCTTGAGGAAAAG GAAAAGCTGTTGGAGGAAGAGAAGATACTGCTGCAGGAGAag CAGATCAACGGGAGCAAGGGCAAGAGCAAGACGAAGATACCGACGATCGATCTCAACGCGCTTCCTTTCGAGGAGAGAATGAGTGATTAG
- the LOC131025433 gene encoding agamous-like MADS-box protein AGL27 isoform X2 produces MGRRKLEIKRIEDKSSRQVTFSKRRNGLLKKAKELSVLCDLDIGAIIYSCRGKLYHYCSTNSLSEILQRYHSRAETEAGPSTQVCEKQAKYSRFMTCEELLQVVEREFEEPSADDLSVADFMHLEKQFETALIQARATKTHLLLKTISSLEEKEKLLEEEKILLQEKINGSKGKSKTKIPTIDLNALPFEERMSD; encoded by the exons ATGGGGAGGAGGAAGCTCGAGATTAAGCGAATCGAAGATAAGAGCTCGCGCCAGGTTACCTTCTCCAAGCGCCGCAATGGATTGCTCAAGAAAGCTAAAGAGCTATCGGTGCTCTGCGATCTGGATATCGGCGCCATAATCTATTCCTGCCGAGGCAAGCTCTACCACTACTGCAGCACCAAcag CTTGAGTGAGATCCTGCAACGATATCATAGTCGTGCTGAGACAGAGGCAGGCCCCTCCACTCAAGTTTGTGAGAAACAG GCTAAATATTCGCGTTTCATGACATGTGAGGAGCTCCTACAAGTAGTGGAAAG GGAGTTTGAGGAGCCATCCGCTGACGACCTCAGCGTCGCCGACTTTATGCATCTTGAGAAACAATTTGAGACTGCACTAATACAGGCCAGAGCAACTAAG ACACATTTGCTTCTGAAGACTATATCAAGCCTTGAGGAAAAG GAAAAGCTGTTGGAGGAAGAGAAGATACTGCTGCAGGAGAag ATCAACGGGAGCAAGGGCAAGAGCAAGACGAAGATACCGACGATCGATCTCAACGCGCTTCCTTTCGAGGAGAGAATGAGTGATTAG
- the LOC131025436 gene encoding MADS-box transcription factor 1-like isoform X2 yields the protein MGRRKLEIKRIEDKSSRQVTFSKRRNGLLKKAKELSVLCDLDIGAVIYSCRGKLYPYCSTNSRQINATPFEKAACDNIDSNVFSCSFSFVFILHSCMYVHVNNIISQLLFAACKLIKDHAQSKYNKLNYLDWRPIYSNVVQENAQNVALISFHQPTFQLSVFLPMSSS from the exons ATGGGGAGGAGGAAGCTCGAGATTAAGCGAATCGAAGATAAGAGCTCGCGCCAGGTTACCTTCTCCAAGCGCCGCAATGGATTGCTCAAGAAAGCTAAAGAGCTATCGGTGCTCTGCGATCTGGATATCGGCGCCGTAATCTATTCCTGCCGGGGCAAGCTCTACCCCTACTGCAGCACCAAcag CAGACAAATTAACGCGACTCCATTTGAGAAGGCTGCGTGTGATAATATAGACAGCAACGTTTTCAGCTGCAGTTTTTCTTTCGTCTTCATTCTACACTCCTGTATGTATGTGCATGTCAATAATATCATATCTCAACTCTTGTTTGCTGCTTGTAAGTTAATCAAAGACCATGCGCAATCAAAATATAACAAGCTTAATTACTTAGACTGGAGGCCAATATATTCTAATGTAGTGCAAGAAAACGCACAAAATGTAGCCCTTATAAGCTTCCACCAACCAACCTTCCAACTTTCAGTTTTCTTGCCAATGAGTAGCTCTTAG
- the LOC131025436 gene encoding agamous-like MADS-box protein AGL27 isoform X1: MGRRKLEIKRIEDKSSRQVTFSKRRNGLLKKAKELSVLCDLDIGAVIYSCRGKLYPYCSTNSLSEILQRYHSRTETDAGPSSQSCETQAKYSRFLTCEELLQVVERELEEPSTDDLSVADFIHLEKQFETALIQARATKTQLLLKSISSLEGKEKLLEEEKMLLKGKIGGSKTKIPVIDLNALPSEE, from the exons ATGGGGAGGAGGAAGCTCGAGATTAAGCGAATCGAAGATAAGAGCTCGCGCCAGGTTACCTTCTCCAAGCGCCGCAATGGATTGCTCAAGAAAGCTAAAGAGCTATCGGTGCTCTGCGATCTGGATATCGGCGCCGTAATCTATTCCTGCCGGGGCAAGCTCTACCCCTACTGCAGCACCAAcag CTTGAGTGAGATCCTGCAACGATATCATAGTCGGACTGAGACAGATGCAGGCCCCTCAAGTCAAAGTTGTGAGACACAG GCTAAATATTCGCGTTTCCTGACATGTGAGGAGCTCCTACAAGTAGTAGAAAG GGAGCTTGAGGAGCCATCCACCGACGACCTCAGTGTCGCCGACTTTATACATCTTGAGAAACAATTTGAGACTGCACTAATACAGGCCAGAGCAACTAAG ACACAATTGCTTCTGAAGTCTATATCAAGCCTCGAGGGAAAG GAAAAGCTGTTAGAGGAAGAGAAGATGTTGTTGAAGGGGAAG ATTGGTGGGAGCAAGACGAAAATACCGGTGATCGATCTCAACGCCCTTCCTTCCGAGGAGTGA
- the LOC131025436 gene encoding uncharacterized protein LOC131025436 isoform X3 produces the protein MGRRKLEIKRIEDKSSRQVTFSKRRNGLLKKAKELSVLCDLDIGAVIYSCRGKLYPYCSTNRQINATPFEKAACDNIDSNVFSCSFSFVFILHSCMYVHVNNIISQLLFAACKLIKDHAQSKYNKLNYLDWRPIYSNVVQENAQNVALISFHQPTFQLSVFLPMSSS, from the exons ATGGGGAGGAGGAAGCTCGAGATTAAGCGAATCGAAGATAAGAGCTCGCGCCAGGTTACCTTCTCCAAGCGCCGCAATGGATTGCTCAAGAAAGCTAAAGAGCTATCGGTGCTCTGCGATCTGGATATCGGCGCCGTAATCTATTCCTGCCGGGGCAAGCTCTACCCCTACTGCAGCACCAAcag ACAAATTAACGCGACTCCATTTGAGAAGGCTGCGTGTGATAATATAGACAGCAACGTTTTCAGCTGCAGTTTTTCTTTCGTCTTCATTCTACACTCCTGTATGTATGTGCATGTCAATAATATCATATCTCAACTCTTGTTTGCTGCTTGTAAGTTAATCAAAGACCATGCGCAATCAAAATATAACAAGCTTAATTACTTAGACTGGAGGCCAATATATTCTAATGTAGTGCAAGAAAACGCACAAAATGTAGCCCTTATAAGCTTCCACCAACCAACCTTCCAACTTTCAGTTTTCTTGCCAATGAGTAGCTCTTAG